Proteins encoded together in one Polaribacter reichenbachii window:
- a CDS encoding TonB-dependent receptor — MKLNKLKFMLFSAVLFLSAAKSFGQTGTIQGLITDENGIYVPGANVSLENLEKGDVTNFDGRFTIVSIPVGTYTLKVTYLGYKDMTKEVIVKENETTKVTLELQSGGIELDEIQFTSYRLSGQSKALNTQKNNINITNVVSTDQIGKFPDVNIGDAVKRIPGITMQVDQGEARNIVIRGLSPQLNSVTLNGSRIPSAEGDNRNIQMDLIPSDMIQSIQVNKAVTPDMDADALGGSVNLITRTAPQSFRLSATAGSGVNTITNKRILNGSFLVGDRSKDKKFGWMLSATVNDNDFGSDNVEAEWTDEFGYFDGTDEVEIEVNPYTNVFEQRTYLVQRVRRSFSANFDFQINDNNNIYFKSMYNWRDDRENRFRLEHEILDAEDIEIGDFVITDNTPVRFPVEVKRQSKGGINNDRNKNRRLEDQRMQNYSLGGNHVAGNLKIDWMASLAKASEERLNERYAEFESEYIIKNNVSNSEFPFYSPVDASDFSNLSNFEYGEITEENQYTEEEDFNVFVNFELPADFFGKGDGFIKFGARGRFKTKYRDNNFFEYDLESAYPTLDGIPTKDYSKEDYLAGSRYQAGLFASEEWLGALDLTNGDSVDDEFLRDNYNVEENVFAAYAMTNQKLSDKLSVLAGVRLEHTSLTATGNNILDEDTLNGTTTKESSYTNVLPGVHFKYDATKNTVVRFAWTNTLARPNYADITPTLDVVTGDDEIFVGNPDLEPTTSMNFDLMAETYFKNVGILSGGLFYKSINDFIYTFQSETTTDQYGAGTSGFDVYQPLNGDDASIFGIELAIQRKLDFLPGFLKNFSVYLNYTYLTSDANGIRNEDGDERDDLDLPNTAPNMFNGSLAYGGNKFSVRVSANFSDAYVDEIGGNAFEDRYYDQQFFLDFNATYAINNNLSIYADVNNITDQPLRYYQGVSDRTMQMEYYGRRITFGLKYDLFKK; from the coding sequence AAATGGTATTTATGTTCCTGGAGCAAACGTATCCTTAGAAAACCTTGAAAAAGGTGATGTTACTAATTTCGATGGTAGATTTACAATTGTATCAATTCCTGTAGGTACTTATACTTTAAAAGTTACGTATTTAGGCTATAAAGATATGACCAAAGAAGTTATTGTAAAAGAAAACGAAACGACTAAAGTAACCTTAGAATTACAGTCTGGAGGAATTGAATTAGATGAAATTCAGTTTACATCTTATAGATTAAGTGGACAATCAAAAGCATTAAACACTCAAAAAAATAACATTAATATTACCAATGTCGTATCTACAGATCAAATTGGTAAATTTCCTGATGTAAATATTGGAGATGCTGTTAAAAGAATTCCAGGTATTACAATGCAAGTAGATCAAGGTGAAGCTAGAAACATTGTAATTAGAGGTCTTTCTCCGCAGTTAAATTCGGTAACTTTAAACGGAAGTAGAATTCCTTCTGCAGAAGGAGATAACAGAAACATTCAAATGGATTTAATTCCTTCTGATATGATTCAATCTATTCAAGTAAACAAAGCTGTTACTCCAGATATGGATGCAGATGCTTTAGGTGGTTCTGTAAATTTAATAACTAGAACAGCTCCACAAAGTTTTAGATTATCTGCAACTGCAGGTTCTGGTGTAAATACAATTACCAACAAAAGAATTTTAAATGGTTCTTTTTTAGTTGGTGATCGTTCCAAGGATAAAAAGTTTGGATGGATGCTTTCTGCAACCGTTAATGATAACGATTTTGGTTCTGATAATGTAGAAGCAGAATGGACAGATGAGTTCGGTTATTTTGATGGAACTGATGAAGTTGAAATAGAGGTAAATCCTTATACCAATGTGTTTGAACAAAGAACATACTTAGTACAAAGAGTGCGTAGAAGTTTTTCTGCAAATTTCGATTTTCAAATAAATGATAACAATAACATCTATTTTAAATCGATGTATAACTGGAGAGATGATAGAGAAAATCGTTTTAGATTAGAACACGAAATTTTAGATGCAGAAGATATTGAAATTGGCGATTTTGTAATTACTGATAATACTCCAGTAAGGTTTCCTGTAGAAGTTAAAAGACAGTCTAAAGGTGGTATTAATAACGATAGAAATAAAAACAGACGTTTAGAAGATCAAAGAATGCAAAATTATTCTTTAGGCGGTAATCATGTTGCTGGTAATTTAAAAATTGATTGGATGGCTTCTTTAGCAAAAGCATCCGAAGAAAGATTAAATGAAAGATATGCAGAGTTTGAATCAGAATATATCATTAAAAATAATGTGTCAAACTCAGAATTTCCATTTTATTCTCCTGTAGATGCTTCAGATTTTAGTAACCTTTCAAATTTTGAATACGGAGAAATCACCGAAGAAAATCAGTATACAGAAGAAGAAGATTTTAATGTTTTTGTAAATTTTGAATTACCAGCAGATTTTTTTGGTAAAGGAGATGGTTTTATCAAATTCGGTGCAAGAGGTAGATTTAAAACAAAATACCGAGATAATAATTTTTTTGAATATGATTTAGAGAGTGCTTACCCTACTTTAGATGGTATACCAACCAAAGATTATTCAAAAGAAGATTATCTTGCTGGTAGTAGATATCAAGCAGGTTTATTTGCATCAGAAGAATGGTTAGGTGCTTTAGATTTAACAAACGGAGATTCTGTAGATGATGAGTTTTTAAGAGATAATTATAATGTAGAAGAAAATGTTTTCGCTGCTTATGCAATGACAAATCAAAAATTATCTGATAAATTAAGTGTTTTAGCAGGTGTTCGTTTAGAGCATACAAGTTTAACAGCAACAGGTAATAATATTTTAGATGAAGACACTTTAAATGGAACAACTACTAAAGAAAGCTCTTATACAAATGTATTACCAGGTGTACATTTTAAATATGATGCTACAAAAAATACAGTGGTAAGATTTGCTTGGACAAACACTTTAGCAAGACCAAATTACGCAGATATTACACCAACTTTAGATGTTGTAACTGGAGATGATGAAATTTTTGTTGGTAATCCTGATTTAGAGCCTACAACTTCTATGAACTTCGATTTAATGGCAGAAACTTACTTTAAGAATGTTGGTATACTTTCTGGTGGATTATTTTACAAAAGCATAAACGATTTTATTTATACTTTTCAATCAGAAACTACAACAGATCAATATGGAGCAGGTACTTCTGGTTTTGATGTGTATCAACCTTTAAACGGAGATGATGCTTCTATCTTCGGAATTGAACTTGCAATTCAAAGAAAATTAGATTTCTTACCTGGTTTCTTAAAGAATTTTAGTGTGTATTTAAACTACACTTATTTAACTTCGGATGCAAACGGAATTCGTAACGAAGATGGAGATGAAAGAGACGATTTAGATTTACCAAACACAGCACCAAATATGTTTAATGGTTCATTAGCTTATGGGGGTAATAAATTTTCTGTAAGAGTTTCTGCTAACTTTTCTGATGCTTATGTAGATGAAATAGGAGGTAATGCTTTTGAAGATCGTTATTATGATCAACAATTTTTCTTAGATTTTAATGCAACATATGCAATTAACAACAACTTAAGTATTTATGCTGATGTTAATAATATTACAGATCAACCTTTACGTTATTATCAAGGTGTAAGTGATAGAACTATGCAAATGGAATATTATGGAAGAAGAATTACTTTTGGTTTAAAGTATGATTTATTTAAAAAATAA